A part of Carassius carassius chromosome 4, fCarCar2.1, whole genome shotgun sequence genomic DNA contains:
- the LOC132133118 gene encoding zinc finger protein 436 gives MAKFGDLKTFLESSLNEIFRATVSDILDSVEQTVGEYQRKIQRIESENEDLRKRLCAKEKRTNYIKTEDEDCIVAQLESSRDNFSQTSSACMNEYNDQTKMAGDLPCSRTKSQTTDVQSIQLNKDCATTYLFVKADPDMEDGCAVDLSNPHASTKYSSKEIKIEDTKENFDSEHHALFKHPLEPEINSNDCDVKVTVVSDTHLYNVDEGECSRRAELEEEARESPEPDIISDEESNPDNEGFSGLLHMTASSPNSQELRPNYSCGQFNKSSKHEASLGIQLRSQSSEKTHICGQCGKGFDRADLLKNHQRTHTGERPFICNLCGKSYGHQGQLRIHKRIHTGERPYCCLHCGKRFNEHNQLKVHLRTHTGERPYICTVCSKTFTNAGNLRSHQRVHTGEKPYACGHCGKRFNGMGDLKTHYRIHTGEKPYRCELCTKTFSQAGHLTIHKRMHTGERPYGCGECGKRFTVASSLKLHQLTHTGEKLHTCSHCDKSFSRAGHLKRHELVHSKEKLYCCTHCDRKYSDQSSLKKHQKLHMTAENEGDQSAAAALVSE, from the exons ATGGCGAAGTTTGGCGATTTAAAAACCTTTCTCGAATCATCATTAAATGAAATCTTCCGTGCGACCGTCAGTGACATTCTGGATTCAGTAGAGCAGACTGTCGGCGAGTATCAGCGTAAAATTCAGCGAATTGAGTCCGAAAATGAAGATCTGAGAAAACGACTGTGTGCAAAAGAAAAAAGGACAAATTATATCAAAACTG AAGATGAAGACTGTATTGTGGCTCAGCTTGAGTCTTCAAGAGACAATTTCAGCCAGACTTCATCTGCTTgtatgaatgaatacaatgatcAGACGAAGATGGCTGGAGATTTACCGTGCAGCCGTACAAAATCGCAAACCACAGACGTCCAGTCGATCCAACTAAACAAAGATTGTGCAACAACATATTTATTCGTAAAGGCTGACCCAGACATGGAGGATGGATGTGCTGTTGACCTTTCAAATCCtcatgcttctactaaatactccagtaaagaaataaaaatagaggATACCAAAGAGAACTTTGACTCTGAACACCACGCTTTATTTAAACATCCTTTAGAGCCAGAGATCAACTCTAATGACTGTGATGTTAAAGTAACGGTAGTGTCAGACACACACCTTTATAATGTTGATGAAGGTGAGTGCAGCAGACGTGCAGAGTTGGAGGAGGAAGCGCGGGAGTCACCGGAGCCCGATATCATCTCTGATGAAGAGTCTAATCCAGACAATGAGGGATTTTCTGGATTGTTGCATATGACGGCGTCGTCGCCAAACTCACAAGAGCTGAGACCAAATTATTCCTGTGGTCAATTTAACAAGAGCTCCAAGCATGAAGCATCGCTCGGCATCCAGTTGAGATCTCAAAGCTCTGAGAAGACGCATATCTGCGGCCAGTGCGGGAAGGGGTTTGACCGAGCCGATCTCCTGAAGAACCACCAGCGCACGCACACCGGAGAAAGACCGTTCATCTGTAACCTGTGCGGGAAGAGCTACGGCCATCAGGGCCAGCTACGCATCCACAAAAGGATCCACACAGGCGAGAGGCCGTACTGCTGCCTGCACTGCGGCAAACGATTCAACGAACACAACCAGCTTAAAGTCCACCTACGGACCCATACGGGCGAACGGCCATACATCTGCACCGTATGTAGCAAAACCTTCACCAACGCCGGTAACCTGAGGAGCCACCAGAGAGTacacaccggagagaagccaTATGCCTGCGGCCATTGTGGGAAGAGGTTTAACGGTATGGGCGACCTTAAAACACACTACCGCATCCACACGGGTGAAAAGCCTTACCGCTGCGAGCTGTGCACCAAGACCTTCAGCCAGGCCGGGCATCTGACCATCCACAAGCGCATGCACACCGGTGAGAGGCCGTACGGCTGTGGTGAGTGCGGGAAGCGCTTCACGGTGGCCAGTAGCCTGAAACTGCACCAGTTAACACACACCGGAGAGAAACTGCACACCTGCTCGCACTGCGATAAGAGCTTCAGCCGGGCTGGACACCTCAAGAGACACGAGCTGGTCCACTCCAAAGAGAAGCTGTATTGCTGCACGCATTGCGACAGGAAATACAGTGACCAGTCTTCTCTGAAGAAACACCAGAAACTGCACATGACGGCCGAGAATGAAGGTGACCAGAGCGCAGCTGCTGCGCTGGTCTCAGAGTAA